From a single Coriobacteriaceae bacterium genomic region:
- a CDS encoding DUF6020 family protein, with protein sequence MKDSDLSTTAARDAARIVWFKRYPAKQTLIAFLLALLATTAFSIDPAPVSSNAVLAIDPKASGMLYVCYEVLLSFAGHTDAVMLLALACLLTLPFRYVFFGRGDAWRPSIILPSLFFAICMVFGRSYDLTDSAEIVLGDKARIICAWIGGAGWMLLAVVAFYLAFECLDWLSSRRIPFSEAHFGRVWRVTHAVLSVHPFAGPFLVLMIAWAPTLIASLPGLFMGDTGAQIRQWFNYPNGTSDYLRLLNPNVLLNGHHPVVHTAIIGSCVQLGLSLFNSANAGLIIYTCAQFVITAACMAYSISSLRKLGVSLPVRGAILLFFAFMPMFSNYAVLLTKDVLFADAFLVLLVQTVKLVACGLPRRDANAERAGEKPPVLFARHDWLLLALAAMGSTFLRNGGLVFPLAACVIAAAFSAWDAHVARRAAKQAGTAPSGAIPRFRWVGVLAVLVLCLASNMYFTKVFMPAHDITPGSKREILSIPFQQTARFVQKHDGLNSGVNPTVKEDGTIVEAPCDGSVTDEERAVIDRVLKYENLGRRYNPDKSDAVKNYFNEYASQEDIDAYFEIWAQMFKKDPECYISALINNYYGYFYPSARDAWIYSTARSAEIMARPDNLKYFDFHPVDSNVVRWCDHLINLYRVAVQRIPFISLTMSSATYVWIMIAVVVYLLRRHSWRALAIWVPLLGVLAVCLIGPCNGSTYMRYLYPVIACMPFAIGTTVTRSDFLWF encoded by the coding sequence GTGAAGGATTCCGACCTCTCCACAACGGCTGCGCGCGACGCTGCCCGCATCGTCTGGTTTAAGCGCTACCCCGCCAAGCAGACGCTCATCGCATTTTTGCTCGCGCTGTTGGCGACCACGGCGTTTTCCATCGATCCCGCCCCGGTGTCGAGCAACGCAGTCTTGGCGATTGACCCCAAAGCCTCGGGCATGCTGTACGTGTGCTACGAGGTGCTCCTCTCGTTTGCCGGCCATACCGACGCGGTCATGTTGCTTGCACTTGCCTGCCTGCTCACCTTGCCGTTTCGCTACGTGTTCTTTGGCCGTGGCGACGCCTGGCGTCCATCGATCATTCTGCCGTCGCTGTTCTTCGCCATCTGCATGGTGTTCGGCCGCAGCTACGATCTCACCGACTCGGCCGAGATTGTCCTTGGCGACAAAGCCCGCATCATCTGCGCCTGGATTGGCGGCGCGGGCTGGATGCTCTTGGCGGTCGTTGCCTTCTACCTTGCCTTTGAGTGTCTAGATTGGCTGAGCTCTCGGCGCATTCCGTTTTCCGAAGCGCACTTTGGCCGCGTATGGCGTGTGACTCACGCCGTGCTCTCGGTCCATCCCTTTGCCGGGCCCTTCCTGGTGCTTATGATCGCCTGGGCGCCCACGCTCATCGCTTCGCTGCCCGGTCTTTTTATGGGAGATACGGGCGCGCAGATTCGCCAGTGGTTCAACTACCCCAACGGCACGAGCGACTACCTGCGCCTACTCAACCCCAACGTGCTGCTCAACGGGCATCATCCCGTAGTGCACACGGCCATTATCGGCTCGTGCGTTCAGCTGGGGCTTTCGCTGTTCAACAGCGCTAACGCGGGCCTCATCATCTATACCTGCGCTCAATTTGTCATCACGGCTGCCTGCATGGCCTATTCCATTTCGTCGCTGCGCAAACTGGGCGTGAGCCTGCCGGTTCGCGGTGCGATCCTGCTGTTCTTTGCGTTTATGCCGATGTTCTCTAACTACGCGGTGTTGCTCACCAAAGACGTGCTCTTTGCCGACGCGTTCTTGGTGCTGCTGGTACAGACCGTCAAGCTCGTGGCATGTGGCTTGCCCCGTCGTGATGCCAATGCCGAGCGAGCGGGCGAGAAACCCCCCGTGCTCTTTGCGCGCCACGACTGGCTGTTGCTTGCGCTGGCTGCTATGGGTTCCACGTTTCTGCGCAATGGAGGCCTGGTGTTTCCCCTGGCGGCATGCGTGATCGCGGCGGCGTTTAGCGCATGGGACGCGCATGTGGCTCGTCGTGCAGCCAAGCAGGCTGGTACTGCGCCTTCGGGCGCCATCCCACGTTTCCGCTGGGTGGGAGTTCTTGCTGTGCTTGTGCTCTGCCTTGCCTCTAATATGTACTTCACCAAGGTGTTTATGCCGGCGCACGACATTACGCCCGGCTCCAAGCGCGAAATCCTCTCGATTCCATTCCAGCAGACGGCTCGTTTCGTCCAAAAGCACGACGGCCTCAACTCGGGCGTCAACCCCACGGTTAAGGAGGACGGCACCATCGTGGAGGCTCCTTGCGACGGTTCGGTGACCGACGAAGAGCGTGCCGTGATCGATCGCGTACTCAAGTACGAGAACCTGGGCCGCCGCTACAACCCCGACAAGTCCGATGCCGTCAAGAACTACTTTAACGAGTACGCCTCGCAGGAGGACATCGATGCCTATTTTGAGATATGGGCCCAGATGTTTAAGAAGGATCCCGAGTGCTATATTTCGGCGCTTATCAATAACTACTATGGTTATTTTTATCCGAGCGCGCGCGATGCCTGGATCTACAGCACGGCGCGTAGTGCCGAGATCATGGCGCGTCCCGACAACCTCAAGTACTTCGACTTCCATCCGGTTGACAGCAACGTGGTGCGCTGGTGCGACCACCTGATCAACCTGTATCGCGTGGCAGTACAACGCATCCCGTTTATCTCGCTCACCATGAGCTCGGCCACCTATGTGTGGATCATGATCGCCGTGGTGGTCTACCTGCTGCGTCGTCATTCATGGCGTGCGCTGGCGATCTGGGTGCCGCTGTTGGGCGTGCTCGCCGTGTGCCTGATTGGTCCGTGCAACGGCTCGACCTACATGCGCTACCTGTATCCGGTCATCGCCTGCATGCCCTTCGCCATCGGCACCACCGTCACCCGCAGCGACTTCCTCTGGTTCTAA
- a CDS encoding YebC/PmpR family DNA-binding transcriptional regulator, with product MSGHSKWATTKHRKGAQDAKRSALFSKLSRNITVAARLGGDPLPENNASLAAAVAKAKAQSMPKDKIKSAIDKAFGSGADAAVYENIVYEGYGPAGVAVYVDCLTDNRNRTAADVRSAFSHAGGNLGTSGSVAFQFERKGQIVVAKEILDENAKKETMIANGAAGDEDEFMMAIAEAGGEDYEDAGEEWIVWTTANEVMAVSKALEEQGVQVKGSETTMVPTTPTEVSGADAKKVQRLIDRLEELDDVQDVYSTMDMTDEVIAALEEE from the coding sequence ATGTCCGGACACTCTAAGTGGGCCACAACCAAGCATCGTAAGGGCGCGCAGGACGCCAAGCGTTCCGCCCTCTTCTCCAAGCTGAGCCGCAACATCACCGTTGCTGCCCGTCTCGGCGGCGACCCGCTGCCCGAGAACAACGCCAGCCTCGCCGCTGCCGTTGCCAAGGCCAAGGCTCAGTCCATGCCTAAGGACAAGATCAAGTCCGCTATCGACAAGGCTTTTGGTTCGGGTGCCGATGCCGCCGTCTACGAGAACATCGTGTACGAGGGCTACGGTCCTGCCGGTGTCGCCGTCTACGTCGACTGCCTGACCGACAACCGCAACCGCACCGCCGCTGATGTCCGTTCCGCCTTCTCCCACGCTGGTGGCAACCTGGGCACCTCCGGCTCCGTTGCCTTCCAGTTTGAGCGCAAGGGCCAGATAGTCGTCGCCAAGGAAATCCTGGACGAGAACGCCAAGAAGGAGACCATGATCGCCAACGGTGCTGCCGGTGACGAGGATGAGTTCATGATGGCCATCGCCGAGGCCGGTGGCGAGGACTACGAGGATGCCGGCGAGGAGTGGATCGTCTGGACTACTGCCAACGAGGTCATGGCTGTCTCCAAGGCGCTCGAGGAGCAGGGCGTCCAGGTCAAGGGCTCCGAGACCACCATGGTCCCGACCACCCCGACCGAGGTCTCCGGCGCCGACGCCAAGAAGGTTCAGCGCCTCATCGACCGTCTTGAGGAGCTCGACGACGTCCAGGATGTTTACAGCACCATGGACATGACCGACGAGGTCATCGCTGCCCTCGAGGAGGAGTAG
- a CDS encoding alkaline shock response membrane anchor protein AmaP yields the protein MRVLKRALAIVYLAAAIVALGTLVCQFWGPYTYRFMLLMRDPMPRIVVTACGGVVAIGVLVSFFRLMFARREPSCVHPAGERNIEVTLAALSSCARAAAERDNRVMVEHVEARVQGPDDSHVRFKVEAIALDDKDVASLATAMQQRIEEACDTMLGTPGTTTRVRFLPSKTTVQTVEVSGE from the coding sequence GTGCGCGTACTCAAACGAGCCCTAGCGATCGTGTATCTTGCCGCCGCCATCGTGGCGCTGGGTACGCTTGTCTGCCAGTTTTGGGGGCCGTATACGTATCGCTTTATGCTGCTGATGCGCGACCCCATGCCGCGCATTGTCGTGACGGCATGCGGTGGAGTTGTGGCGATTGGCGTGCTGGTAAGCTTCTTCCGCCTGATGTTTGCTCGTCGCGAGCCGTCCTGTGTGCATCCGGCGGGGGAGCGCAATATCGAGGTCACCCTTGCGGCGCTTTCTTCGTGTGCTAGGGCTGCTGCCGAACGCGACAACCGCGTGATGGTCGAGCACGTCGAGGCCCGCGTCCAAGGCCCCGACGATTCGCACGTCCGATTTAAGGTCGAGGCTATCGCGCTTGACGATAAGGACGTGGCATCTCTGGCTACCGCGATGCAGCAGCGCATCGAGGAAGCCTGCGACACCATGCTCGGCACGCCGGGTACGACCACGCGCGTCCGTTTTTTGCCGTCCAAGACTACCGTCCAGACCGTGGAGGTTTCCGGTGAGTGA
- a CDS encoding DUF2273 domain-containing protein, translating to MSDTNQDKTARTPRLTIDQSATPASETVDSKAEATELQDAAAADFDEAMGLIKGTGAAIWSYAVRHPNTTLGAVAGFILAVLVLTLGLWDTLVIAFFVLIGAVIGQIRDGENGIVNFFGRLFSGR from the coding sequence GTGAGTGATACCAATCAAGATAAGACCGCTCGTACGCCGCGCCTGACGATTGACCAGAGCGCCACGCCGGCGAGCGAAACTGTTGATTCCAAAGCAGAGGCAACTGAGTTACAAGACGCGGCGGCCGCGGATTTTGACGAGGCTATGGGTCTCATCAAGGGTACGGGCGCTGCCATCTGGAGCTATGCTGTGCGTCATCCCAACACCACGCTCGGTGCCGTCGCTGGCTTTATCCTTGCCGTGTTGGTGCTCACGCTCGGCCTGTGGGACACGCTCGTCATTGCATTCTTCGTGCTGATCGGCGCCGTGATCGGCCAAATTCGCGACGGCGAAAACGGGATCGTCAACTTCTTCGGCCGTCTGTTTAGCGGCCGCTAA
- a CDS encoding Asp23/Gls24 family envelope stress response protein has translation MAFNTKVDVADTELEADETVTAEAEDVTLEDEALVEAESDADEDDEEADESEDSLTYSNGVIEKIVAMATREVPHVLGMKGNLMHFVQEQFGAENLTKGVTVEVTDDNRVVVNISVIIEYGAYAPAIFDDVKARVTERLAAMTGLEVAGVNLRIEDVITPEEYEHRTSQHE, from the coding sequence ATGGCTTTTAATACGAAGGTCGATGTGGCCGATACCGAGCTCGAGGCAGACGAGACCGTCACCGCCGAGGCCGAGGACGTAACGCTCGAGGACGAGGCCCTCGTCGAGGCCGAGTCCGATGCGGATGAGGACGACGAGGAAGCGGACGAGTCCGAGGACTCGCTGACCTATTCCAACGGCGTGATCGAGAAGATCGTTGCCATGGCCACCCGCGAGGTTCCGCACGTTCTGGGCATGAAGGGTAACCTCATGCACTTTGTGCAGGAGCAGTTCGGTGCCGAGAATCTGACCAAGGGCGTGACGGTCGAGGTCACCGATGACAATCGCGTGGTCGTCAACATCTCTGTCATCATCGAGTACGGCGCCTATGCGCCCGCGATCTTCGACGATGTCAAGGCACGCGTCACCGAGCGCCTTGCCGCGATGACCGGCCTTGAGGTGGCGGGCGTCAACCTGCGCATCGAGGACGTCATCACCCCCGAGGAGTACGAGCACCGCACCAGCCAGCACGAATAA